Within Cyanobium sp. AMD-g, the genomic segment GCTGGCCGGTGTGCTGCTGAAACTGGGCACCTACGGCCTGCTGCGTTTCTGCCTGGGGATGTTCCCGGAGGCCTGGGCGTTGCTCGCTCCCTGGCTGGCGGGCTGGGCGGCGGTGTCGGTGCTGTACGGCTCGCTGGCGGCCATCGCCCAGCGGGACATGAAGCGGATGGTGGCCTACAGCTCCGTGGGCCACATGGGCTACATCCTGCTGGCGGCGGCCGCCGCCACCCCGGTCAGCCTGCTGGGGGCCGTCTTCCAGATGGTCAGCCACGGCCTGATCTCCGCCCTGCTGTTCCTGCTGGTGGGGGTGGTCTACCGCAAGACCCGCACCCGGGATCTGGAGGTGCTGCGGGGCCTGCTCAACCCCGAGCGGGGCCTGCCCTTCACCGGAACGCTGATGATCCTGGGGGTGATGGCCAGCGCCGGCATGCCCGGCATGGCGGGTTTCATCTCCGAATTCCTGGTGTTCCGCGGCAGCCTCGCTGCCTTCCCGCTGGCCACCCTGCTGTGCATGGTGGGCTCCGGGCTCACGGCGGTGTACTTCCTGCTGCTGGTGAACCGGGCCTTCTTCGGCCGGCTGGCGGTGACCCCACCCAGCGGTGATGCGGTGGCCGACTCCCGCCTCGAAGTGCGCCTGCCGGCGGTGGCCCTGCGCGAAACCCTGCCTGCCCTGGCCCTGGCCAGCGGTGTGGTGGGCCTGGGGGTGCTGCCCTGGGGGCTGGGCAAGCTGAGCGAACAGGCCACCACCGCCATGGCCCAGTTGCCGGCCCTGGTGGCGGCGATCCAGGGTGGAGGGCTGCTGTCATGAGACCGATCCCCCGTTCCCCCAAG encodes:
- a CDS encoding NADH-quinone oxidoreductase subunit M; protein product: MLSALLLIPFAGALGLLCWPGELATERIRRAALGLLFLQLLWSLRVLLAFDVSDPGLQLQESFAWVDSIGLDYRLGVDGLAMPLVLVNAALTLVSAICTRDLSQRPRLYFALLLGISGAVNGAFLSENLLLFFLFYELELIPLWLLISIWGGANRGYAATKFLIFTAISGFLILGAFLGLALVTGQADFGIHPVTTAQLGMGTQLVLLGALLIGFAIKIPLVPFHTWLPDAHTEASTPVSVLLAGVLLKLGTYGLLRFCLGMFPEAWALLAPWLAGWAAVSVLYGSLAAIAQRDMKRMVAYSSVGHMGYILLAAAAATPVSLLGAVFQMVSHGLISALLFLLVGVVYRKTRTRDLEVLRGLLNPERGLPFTGTLMILGVMASAGMPGMAGFISEFLVFRGSLAAFPLATLLCMVGSGLTAVYFLLLVNRAFFGRLAVTPPSGDAVADSRLEVRLPAVALRETLPALALASGVVGLGVLPWGLGKLSEQATTAMAQLPALVAAIQGGGLLS